One part of the Chryseobacterium mulctrae genome encodes these proteins:
- the thiD gene encoding bifunctional hydroxymethylpyrimidine kinase/phosphomethylpyrimidine kinase, which produces MKKYTYPTVLTIAGFDGSGGAGIQADIKTFSALGCYATSVLTALPVQNTMGVRKIYPIPMEAVAEQIEAVLDDIFPDAIKIGMVHTSQLVETIVKTLSKYPKIPIVFDPVMVATSGHRLIEEETIQTIVEQLFPIAEIITPNMDEASILAKMEVKTLEDMKIAGEKILRSGCKNILLKGGHQELPTVTSLLFEENGKQSSFETIKFATNNTHGSGCTLSSAIAAYIARGENLYHSVELAQQYVFEAIKNGKDVVVGKGNGPLNHFFNPHKIIKNELV; this is translated from the coding sequence ATGAAAAAATATACTTATCCTACCGTTCTTACGATCGCAGGTTTTGACGGCAGTGGCGGCGCAGGAATACAGGCTGATATCAAAACATTTTCAGCTTTGGGATGTTATGCAACATCGGTACTTACTGCACTTCCTGTTCAAAACACAATGGGCGTAAGAAAAATATATCCTATTCCGATGGAAGCTGTAGCAGAGCAGATAGAAGCTGTACTCGACGATATTTTTCCTGATGCCATTAAAATCGGGATGGTTCACACTTCTCAATTAGTTGAAACTATTGTAAAAACTTTAAGTAAATATCCAAAAATCCCCATTGTATTTGATCCCGTTATGGTTGCCACAAGCGGACATCGTTTGATTGAAGAAGAAACCATTCAAACTATCGTTGAACAATTATTTCCTATCGCAGAAATTATCACACCGAATATGGATGAAGCTTCGATATTGGCAAAAATGGAAGTAAAAACGTTAGAAGATATGAAAATTGCAGGTGAAAAGATCTTAAGATCAGGCTGTAAAAATATTCTTCTTAAAGGCGGACATCAGGAATTGCCTACTGTTACTTCATTATTGTTTGAAGAAAACGGTAAACAATCTAGTTTTGAAACTATAAAATTTGCTACGAATAATACTCACGGTTCCGGCTGTACACTTTCTTCGGCAATTGCGGCTTATATTGCACGAGGCGAAAATTTGTATCATTCGGTTGAATTGGCACAACAATATGTTTTTGAAGCCATTAAAAACGGAAAAGATGTTGTTGTCGGAAAAGGAAATGGTCCCCTTAATCACTTTTTTAATCCTCATAAAATAATTAAAAATGAATTGGTCTAA
- the thiE gene encoding thiamine phosphate synthase, translating into MILKPSFPYQLYLVISEKDCLGKDFLEVAEKSILGGVDIIQLREKNTSTEDFLRKAFALKEITVKYNIPLIINDHFELAEKIDSAGIHVGNNDKSPASLRNEVFFKDKMIGYSIEYLSQLENVNTELSDYLGISPIFSTDTKKDTVTEWGFEGLLKIRSLTDKPLVAIGNINSSNATSIIKAGADALAVVSAICSAQNPEKAAYEIKNEIVK; encoded by the coding sequence ATGATCTTAAAACCATCATTTCCTTATCAGCTGTATTTGGTGATTTCAGAGAAAGATTGTTTAGGGAAAGATTTTCTTGAAGTTGCAGAAAAATCGATTTTAGGAGGCGTTGATATTATTCAATTGCGTGAAAAAAATACCTCAACAGAAGATTTTCTTCGGAAAGCATTTGCATTAAAAGAGATTACCGTTAAATACAATATTCCGCTTATTATTAATGATCATTTTGAGCTTGCTGAAAAAATTGATTCAGCAGGAATTCATGTCGGGAATAATGATAAATCTCCGGCAAGTCTCAGAAATGAAGTGTTCTTTAAAGATAAAATGATTGGATATTCTATTGAATATTTGAGCCAACTTGAAAATGTAAACACAGAATTGTCAGATTACCTGGGAATCAGTCCCATATTTAGCACCGACACCAAAAAAGACACAGTGACAGAATGGGGATTCGAAGGTTTATTAAAAATAAGATCTCTTACAGACAAACCGCTCGTTGCCATCGGAAATATCAATTCTTCAAACGCAACCTCCATTATAAAAGCTGGAGCAGATGCATTAGCTGTTGTATCTGCGATTTGCAGTGCCCAAAATCCTGAAAAAGCAGCATACGAAATTAAAAATGAAATAGTAAAATGA
- the thiM gene encoding hydroxyethylthiazole kinase, whose translation MENNLWKNILQVRNTSPLVHSITNYVVMNSTANAVLAIGASPIMAHAKSEVEEMVNISHSLVVNIGTIDEYWEESMLLAAKKANELNKPWILDPVGAGATSYRDSVLSKILSLNPTVIRGNASEIIALSKASKTITKGVDSTAKSNEAVEAAKILVQNHKSIVCISGETDIIISENQEIHLKNGHPMMTKVTGLGCTETALIGSFIGVIDNKTEAIIAAMSLLGIAGEISSKQSAGPGSLQLNIIDKLYNITEDEFYNHLKIVKQ comes from the coding sequence ATGGAAAATAATCTTTGGAAAAATATCCTTCAAGTACGTAACACTTCTCCCCTTGTTCACAGTATCACCAATTATGTGGTAATGAACAGCACTGCTAATGCGGTTTTAGCAATTGGCGCATCACCTATAATGGCTCATGCAAAATCTGAAGTGGAAGAAATGGTAAATATTTCGCACTCACTGGTTGTCAATATTGGTACAATCGATGAATATTGGGAAGAATCAATGCTTTTGGCTGCAAAAAAAGCCAATGAATTAAATAAACCCTGGATATTAGATCCTGTTGGAGCCGGAGCAACATCTTACCGTGATTCTGTTTTAAGCAAGATTCTTTCTTTAAATCCTACCGTTATCAGAGGAAATGCTTCTGAAATTATTGCTCTTTCAAAAGCCAGTAAAACCATTACAAAAGGAGTCGACAGTACAGCAAAAAGTAACGAAGCTGTAGAAGCTGCCAAAATATTGGTTCAAAACCACAAATCAATAGTCTGTATTTCAGGAGAAACTGATATCATTATTAGTGAAAATCAAGAAATTCATTTAAAAAATGGTCATCCGATGATGACCAAAGTTACCGGATTAGGTTGTACAGAAACTGCATTAATTGGTTCTTTTATCGGAGTTATAGATAACAAAACAGAAGCTATTATTGCAGCAATGAGTTTATTGGGCATCGCAGGAGAAATCTCATCTAAACAAAGTGCAGGTCCGGGAAGTTTACAACTCAATATCATTGATAAACTATACAATATTACAGAAGATGAGTTTTATAATCATTTAAAAATAGTAAAACAATGA
- a CDS encoding response regulator, whose product MKTIFIVEDETGIRDALQLLLSFENYDVRSFATVEAFNNRDQSVVPDVFILDVRLPDGSGTDLCNQIKENEATSKIPVMIISAHAKAENVINSCDADEFISKPFDIDDVLVKIEKLTA is encoded by the coding sequence ATGAAAACAATTTTTATCGTAGAAGATGAGACAGGCATCAGAGATGCATTACAATTGCTCCTGTCATTCGAAAATTATGACGTACGTTCATTTGCAACCGTTGAAGCCTTCAACAATAGAGATCAATCGGTTGTTCCGGATGTTTTTATTTTGGATGTAAGATTACCCGATGGTTCAGGAACCGATTTATGCAATCAAATAAAAGAAAACGAGGCGACCTCAAAAATTCCTGTAATGATTATCAGTGCTCATGCAAAAGCTGAAAATGTAATCAATTCTTGTGATGCCGATGAATTTATTTCTAAACCATTTGACATCGATGATGTTCTTGTTAAAATTGAAAAATTAACAGCTTAA